The Prochlorococcus marinus str. MIT 9301 genome window below encodes:
- the secE gene encoding preprotein translocase subunit SecE, protein MTSPTTNKEPVKKDSPAVEEPKKKNNFFRSTYDELKLVVWPNKQQLFSESVAVIIMVSFSAAAIASVSRFYGWAASQIFG, encoded by the coding sequence GTGACAAGTCCTACTACTAATAAAGAACCTGTTAAAAAGGATTCTCCTGCAGTTGAAGAGCCTAAAAAAAAGAATAATTTTTTTAGATCTACCTACGATGAGCTTAAACTTGTAGTGTGGCCTAACAAACAACAACTTTTTAGCGAATCAGTAGCAGTTATAATTATGGTATCGTTTTCTGCTGCAGCCATTGCTTCTGTTAGCAGATTCTATGGATGGGCAGCCTCGCAAATTTTTGGTTGA
- the rplJ gene encoding 50S ribosomal protein L10, protein MGRTLENKQQIVTEIKSLLNDSEMAVVLDYKGLTIKEMSDLRSRLQTTNGICKVTKNSLMRKAIDGDSNWNDLESLLTGTNAFVLIKEDVGGAVKAIQSFQKDTKKSETKGALFEGRLLSDSEIKEIASLPSKEVLMAKIAGALNGVATKIAISINEVPSGLARSLKQHSEKSES, encoded by the coding sequence ATGGGCCGAACACTAGAGAATAAGCAACAAATCGTTACTGAGATTAAATCTCTATTAAACGACTCGGAAATGGCTGTAGTTCTTGACTATAAAGGTTTAACTATCAAAGAAATGTCAGATTTGCGATCTAGATTGCAAACAACTAATGGCATTTGCAAAGTTACTAAAAATTCATTAATGCGTAAAGCTATTGATGGAGATAGTAATTGGAACGATCTTGAATCTTTACTGACCGGAACAAATGCTTTCGTCTTAATCAAAGAAGATGTTGGTGGTGCTGTAAAAGCTATCCAATCTTTTCAAAAAGACACCAAAAAATCCGAAACCAAAGGAGCTTTATTCGAAGGCAGACTTCTAAGCGATTCTGAAATAAAAGAAATTGCAAGTCTTCCATCCAAAGAAGTATTGATGGCAAAAATTGCTGGCGCTCTTAATGGCGTTGCAACAAAAATTGCGATCTCTATTAATGAAGTACCTTCTGGACTTGCTAGATCACTTAAACAACATTCTGAAAAATCAGAATCCTAA
- a CDS encoding ATP-dependent Clp protease ATP-binding subunit yields the protein MRETLTSSPELFSDISWNLLLLGEETAKKWDHSEFNIEHIIHTLFSSSEFFAFIEKLSIDQDTVLDITEDFLEETPTNESDIFTIGEDLEILLDNANQIKTQWGSRLIEIPHLLIALGRDLRIGNYVFEEGNLSMEKLEEELKFYPNINQSKDSFNYGNVIEINNQSNFESDKETLVKEEKLKKAIVPLPKSELQIETKKQVGKDENALSIYGKDLTESAKKGLMDPILGRENEINNLMRVLCRRNKNNPILIGNPGVGKTSIAKLLAQLIVDKKVPDTLKDLKIISLDLGALVSGTKFRGQLEERLSLIIQELNNPNQGMILFIDEIHSILSSDRSSTNISNVLKPLLAEGELRCIGTTTPEKFRETIEKDQALNNCFQKIAVNEPSVELSAKILQGIKKKYESHHGIKISEEAVNYSAKLADRYISDKCLPDSAIDLIDEAAAQLKIESNNVPQIILQQENKLNTIDEKLNNLQGENIEAQEKLLNNRQQSEAKLNLLLENWNNLREEMEELSILMKEEDKITKQIKDKSNREIENDLDYLEKLEEELSEIENDIQKVEENFNKIKKNRNFPFKYQVEPDDIADVVSKITGIPISKVVSNERKKLVNLETELSEKVIGQEKAIEAVSAAIRRARVGMKSPKRPIGSFLFMGPTGVGKTELAKSLATALFDEEDALLRLDMSEYMEKNAVARLLGAPPGYVGYEEGGQLTEAVRRKPYSVILLDEIEKAHSEVFNILLQVLDEGRLTDSQGRTVDFKNTVIIMTSNLAGKSILEYSQKISRSDGKLEKDQQNLDDSISNTLSSIFRPEFLNRIDEVVKFNPLSIDELQKIIILQTEDLKNLLLEQKINIAIDKKVINKIANDSYEPEYGARPLSRELRRQIENPLAAKLLEENFKNKKNIIIKLNPAKKDEIIFKPS from the coding sequence ATGAGAGAAACCCTTACATCCAGTCCCGAATTATTTAGCGATATCAGTTGGAACCTTCTTTTATTAGGGGAAGAAACCGCAAAAAAATGGGATCATAGCGAATTTAATATTGAACACATAATTCATACATTGTTCTCATCAAGTGAATTCTTTGCTTTCATTGAAAAATTATCAATCGACCAAGATACAGTTTTAGACATAACAGAAGATTTTTTAGAAGAGACACCAACAAATGAGTCAGATATTTTTACTATCGGAGAAGATTTAGAAATTTTATTAGATAACGCGAATCAGATTAAAACTCAATGGGGATCGAGATTAATAGAAATCCCTCATTTACTAATTGCTCTTGGAAGAGATTTAAGAATTGGGAATTATGTTTTTGAAGAAGGAAACCTTTCAATGGAAAAATTAGAGGAAGAATTAAAGTTTTACCCAAATATTAATCAATCAAAAGATTCTTTTAATTATGGGAATGTAATTGAAATAAATAATCAATCTAATTTTGAATCAGATAAAGAAACTTTAGTTAAAGAAGAAAAATTGAAAAAAGCTATTGTTCCATTACCGAAAAGTGAACTTCAAATTGAAACCAAAAAACAAGTTGGAAAAGATGAAAATGCTCTTTCAATTTATGGAAAAGATTTAACAGAATCAGCTAAAAAAGGCTTAATGGATCCCATTTTAGGAAGAGAAAATGAGATCAATAATTTAATGAGGGTACTCTGCAGAAGAAACAAAAATAACCCTATACTCATTGGCAATCCTGGAGTTGGTAAAACCTCAATTGCAAAATTACTTGCTCAATTAATTGTAGACAAAAAAGTTCCTGATACTTTAAAGGACTTAAAAATTATTTCACTTGACTTAGGTGCATTAGTTTCTGGGACCAAATTTAGAGGTCAACTAGAAGAAAGACTAAGTTTAATAATACAGGAACTAAATAATCCAAACCAAGGAATGATTCTATTTATTGATGAAATTCACTCAATATTAAGTTCTGACAGATCTTCTACCAACATCAGTAATGTTTTAAAACCTTTACTAGCTGAAGGAGAACTTAGATGTATCGGTACAACAACACCTGAGAAATTTCGTGAAACTATTGAAAAAGATCAGGCATTAAATAATTGCTTTCAAAAGATAGCTGTTAATGAACCTTCAGTAGAATTAAGCGCAAAAATACTACAAGGTATCAAAAAGAAATATGAATCACATCATGGCATAAAAATTTCTGAAGAGGCTGTAAACTATTCTGCAAAATTAGCCGATAGATACATCAGCGATAAATGTCTCCCTGATAGCGCAATAGATTTAATTGATGAAGCAGCTGCACAGTTGAAAATCGAGTCTAATAATGTGCCTCAAATCATTCTTCAACAAGAAAACAAACTTAATACAATTGATGAAAAATTGAATAATTTGCAAGGAGAAAATATCGAAGCTCAAGAAAAACTATTGAATAATAGACAACAATCAGAGGCAAAATTGAACCTTCTTTTAGAAAATTGGAACAATTTACGTGAAGAAATGGAGGAATTATCTATTTTAATGAAAGAAGAAGATAAGATAACCAAACAAATTAAAGATAAATCAAATCGAGAAATTGAAAATGATCTAGATTATTTAGAAAAGCTTGAAGAAGAGTTAAGTGAAATAGAGAATGACATACAAAAAGTTGAAGAGAACTTTAATAAAATAAAGAAAAATAGAAATTTCCCTTTTAAATATCAAGTTGAACCTGATGATATTGCTGATGTTGTCTCAAAAATTACAGGTATTCCAATTTCTAAAGTAGTTTCAAATGAGCGTAAGAAATTAGTCAATCTAGAGACAGAACTAAGTGAAAAAGTTATTGGACAAGAAAAAGCTATAGAAGCTGTTTCTGCTGCAATTAGAAGAGCTCGCGTTGGCATGAAAAGTCCTAAAAGACCTATCGGATCTTTTTTATTTATGGGTCCTACAGGCGTTGGTAAAACAGAATTAGCAAAATCTCTTGCAACAGCTTTATTTGATGAAGAAGACGCACTTTTAAGATTAGACATGAGTGAATATATGGAGAAAAATGCTGTAGCAAGGCTTTTGGGAGCTCCTCCAGGTTATGTTGGTTATGAAGAGGGAGGTCAATTAACTGAAGCTGTAAGACGTAAACCCTATTCAGTAATACTTCTTGATGAGATAGAAAAAGCACATTCAGAAGTTTTTAATATCCTTTTACAAGTTTTAGATGAAGGAAGATTAACGGACTCTCAAGGAAGGACAGTAGACTTCAAAAATACCGTAATCATTATGACAAGCAACCTAGCTGGTAAATCTATACTGGAATATTCACAAAAAATTTCTAGAAGTGATGGAAAGTTAGAAAAAGACCAACAAAACTTAGATGACTCCATTAGTAATACATTGTCTTCAATTTTTAGACCTGAATTTTTAAATAGAATTGATGAAGTGGTAAAGTTTAATCCATTATCTATTGATGAACTTCAAAAAATAATAATTTTACAAACAGAAGATTTAAAAAACCTGCTACTTGAACAAAAAATAAATATCGCTATAGACAAAAAAGTTATTAATAAAATTGCAAATGATTCTTACGAACCTGAATATGGTGCTAGGCCACTTAGCAGGGAACTTAGAAGACAAATAGAAAATCCCTTGGCTGCAAAACTTTTAGAGGAAAACTTCAAAAACAAAAAAAATATAATAATTAAACTTAACCCTGCTAAAAAAGATGAGATCATTTTCAAACCTAGCTGA
- the rplL gene encoding 50S ribosomal protein L7/L12, whose amino-acid sequence MSAKTEEILESLKSLSLLEASELVKQIEEAFGVSAAASAGVVMAAPGAAGGDADGGAAEEKTEFDVVLESFDAAAKIKVLKVVRNATGLGLGDAKALVESAPKTVKEGIAKADAESLKKEIEEAGGKVTLK is encoded by the coding sequence ATGTCCGCAAAAACTGAAGAAATTCTTGAATCATTAAAATCTCTATCACTTTTAGAAGCATCTGAGCTTGTAAAGCAAATTGAAGAGGCTTTTGGTGTATCTGCTGCAGCATCTGCAGGCGTAGTAATGGCAGCTCCTGGAGCAGCTGGCGGTGACGCAGATGGTGGCGCTGCTGAAGAAAAAACTGAATTTGATGTAGTTCTCGAAAGCTTTGATGCAGCTGCAAAAATCAAAGTACTTAAAGTTGTAAGAAATGCAACTGGTCTAGGTCTTGGCGATGCAAAAGCACTTGTTGAATCTGCACCAAAAACAGTAAAAGAAGGAATTGCTAAAGCAGATGCTGAATCTTTAAAGAAAGAGATTGAAGAAGCTGGCGGTAAAGTTACACTTAAGTAA
- the nusG gene encoding transcription termination/antitermination protein NusG: MSDELTTSLASSKANTSIARWYAVQVASSCEKKVKATLEQRSVTLGVNNRIIEIEIPQTPGIKLKKDGSRQTTEEKVFPGYVLVRMILDEDTMMAVKSTPNVINFVGAEDGRGSGRSRGHIKPRPLSRQEVNRIFKRASEKKAVIKLDIEEKDRIIVTSGPFKDFQGEVIEVSGERNKLKALLSIFGRETPVELEFSQINKQN; the protein is encoded by the coding sequence ATGAGTGATGAATTAACTACAAGCCTTGCTTCTTCAAAAGCAAATACAAGCATCGCAAGATGGTATGCCGTTCAAGTAGCATCAAGCTGTGAGAAAAAAGTAAAAGCGACTCTTGAGCAGAGATCAGTAACTTTAGGTGTTAATAATAGAATCATTGAAATTGAAATTCCCCAAACTCCAGGAATTAAATTAAAAAAAGATGGAAGCAGACAAACTACTGAAGAAAAAGTTTTCCCAGGTTATGTCCTCGTAAGAATGATTTTGGATGAAGATACAATGATGGCTGTTAAAAGTACCCCCAATGTAATTAACTTTGTTGGTGCTGAAGACGGTAGAGGCAGCGGAAGATCGCGAGGTCATATCAAACCTCGACCATTATCAAGACAAGAAGTTAATAGAATCTTTAAGCGCGCATCAGAGAAAAAAGCTGTAATCAAGTTAGATATTGAAGAAAAAGATAGAATCATTGTAACTAGTGGTCCATTCAAGGATTTCCAGGGAGAAGTTATAGAAGTTTCTGGAGAAAGAAATAAATTAAAAGCGTTACTTTCAATATTTGGGCGCGAGACTCCTGTAGAATTAGAATTCTCCCAAATCAATAAACAAAATTAA
- the eno gene encoding phosphopyruvate hydratase — protein sequence MKETIEFLIDTVEARQVLDSRGNPTVEAEVFLECGASGRAIVPSGASTGAHEAHELRDGGSKYMGKGVLNAVNKIHETISPALCGLSSLDQIAVDKLMIEIDGTPNKSNLGANSILAVSLATARASANALDIPLYRYLGDPLSNLLPVPLMNVINGGAHAPNSLDFQEFMLVPHGVNNFSESLRMGTEIFHSLKSLLDQKGLSTAVGDEGGFAPNLSSSEEAGDLLLEAIQKAGFKPGEQVSLALDAASTEFYSDGIYKYEGKSLNSSEMISYLSRLVSNYPIVSIEDGLAEDDWEGWSELNKELGNKVQLVGDDLFVTNTERLRKGIMEKSANSILIKVNQIGTLTETLEAIELAKMSGFTSVISHRSGETEDTTIADLSVATRSGQIKTGSLSRSERIAKYNRLLKIEEELGNQARFAGALGLGPKNI from the coding sequence GTGAAAGAAACTATTGAATTCCTTATTGATACTGTTGAAGCAAGGCAAGTCCTTGATTCAAGAGGTAATCCAACTGTAGAGGCAGAAGTATTCTTGGAATGTGGTGCAAGTGGTAGAGCAATTGTTCCCAGCGGAGCTAGCACTGGTGCTCATGAGGCACATGAATTAAGAGATGGTGGTTCAAAATATATGGGCAAAGGCGTTTTGAATGCTGTTAATAAAATTCATGAAACAATATCGCCGGCTTTATGTGGTTTGTCATCTTTAGATCAAATTGCAGTAGATAAATTAATGATTGAAATTGATGGAACTCCTAATAAGTCTAACCTTGGAGCAAATTCAATCCTTGCAGTAAGTCTTGCAACTGCTAGAGCATCAGCAAATGCTTTAGACATTCCCCTCTATAGATATCTTGGAGATCCATTATCCAATCTTCTTCCAGTACCATTGATGAATGTAATAAATGGTGGTGCTCATGCACCAAATAGTCTTGATTTTCAGGAATTTATGCTTGTCCCACATGGAGTTAACAATTTCAGTGAATCATTAAGAATGGGTACTGAAATTTTTCACTCATTAAAATCATTACTTGATCAAAAAGGTCTATCTACTGCTGTAGGAGATGAGGGTGGATTCGCCCCGAATTTGTCATCAAGCGAAGAGGCAGGGGACTTATTATTAGAAGCAATTCAAAAAGCCGGATTCAAGCCTGGTGAGCAGGTATCTTTAGCTTTAGATGCTGCTAGTACTGAATTTTATAGTGATGGTATATACAAATATGAAGGGAAAAGTTTAAATAGTTCTGAAATGATTTCATATCTTTCAAGACTAGTTTCCAATTATCCAATAGTTTCAATAGAGGACGGTTTAGCTGAGGATGATTGGGAGGGTTGGTCAGAATTAAACAAAGAATTAGGAAATAAAGTTCAGCTTGTAGGTGATGATTTATTCGTTACTAATACAGAAAGGTTAAGGAAAGGGATTATGGAAAAATCTGCTAATTCAATCCTAATAAAGGTAAATCAAATTGGAACATTAACTGAAACTTTGGAAGCTATTGAGTTAGCTAAAATGTCTGGTTTCACAAGTGTTATTAGTCATAGAAGTGGTGAGACTGAAGATACAACAATTGCTGATTTGTCTGTCGCCACGAGATCGGGGCAGATCAAGACCGGCTCTTTGAGTAGAAGTGAAAGGATTGCAAAATATAATAGGCTTTTAAAAATTGAAGAGGAATTGGGAAATCAAGCAAGATTCGCTGGAGCTTTAGGTTTAGGTCCCAAAAATATATAG
- the rnhA gene encoding ribonuclease HI, with protein MNIDCIAIEAATDGACSGNPGPGGWGGLIIFDDKSELEIGGSEQNTTNNRMELTAAIKTLEKLKTFKLKENFKLRTDSKYVIEGYTKWIINWKKNGWKTSSGKSVQNLDLWQKIDQLRINGLVMEYVKGHSGDKQNDRVDKIATNYSKGISLKSNLKESESSVEFFEKNAPSEIQELFSRNELIQKFADKKYLLNSLELSNLLGEENQINIKQYLLFEWRNWRLIPKDKKYWIIEKKEF; from the coding sequence ATGAATATTGATTGTATTGCAATTGAAGCTGCAACAGATGGAGCCTGCAGTGGTAATCCAGGTCCAGGAGGTTGGGGTGGTTTAATAATTTTTGATGACAAAAGTGAATTAGAAATAGGTGGTTCCGAGCAAAATACTACTAATAATAGAATGGAACTAACTGCGGCTATAAAAACACTTGAGAAATTAAAAACCTTCAAATTAAAAGAAAACTTTAAATTAAGAACTGATAGTAAATATGTAATAGAAGGGTATACAAAATGGATTATTAATTGGAAGAAGAATGGATGGAAAACAAGCTCAGGAAAATCAGTTCAGAATCTTGATTTATGGCAAAAAATTGATCAATTAAGAATTAATGGTCTTGTAATGGAATATGTTAAAGGCCATAGCGGTGACAAACAAAATGATAGGGTAGATAAAATCGCGACCAACTATAGCAAAGGTATATCTCTAAAAAGTAACTTAAAAGAGTCTGAATCTTCAGTAGAATTTTTTGAAAAAAATGCACCTTCAGAAATTCAGGAATTATTTTCAAGAAATGAATTAATTCAAAAATTTGCTGACAAAAAGTACTTGTTAAATTCACTAGAACTAAGTAATTTATTAGGTGAAGAAAACCAGATAAATATAAAACAATATTTACTTTTTGAATGGCGTAATTGGAGATTGATTCCCAAAGATAAAAAATATTGGATAATAGAAAAAAAAGAATTCTAA
- the rplA gene encoding 50S ribosomal protein L1, whose translation MKKLSKRMAALSTKIEDRIYAPLEALSIIKENANAKFDETIEAHIRLGIDPKYTDQQLRTTVALPHGTGQSIKIAVITSGENVSKAKAAGADLFGEEDLVESINKGNMEFDLLIATPDMMPKVAKLGRVLGPRGLMPNPKAGTVTNDIANAIKEFKAGKLEFRADKAGIVHVRFGKASFTKEALFDNLKTLQESIDKNKPSGAKGKYWKTFYVTSTMGPSVQVDINAVQDYQPEG comes from the coding sequence ATGAAAAAACTATCCAAAAGAATGGCGGCTCTATCAACTAAGATAGAAGATCGCATTTACGCACCACTTGAGGCTCTTAGTATTATCAAGGAAAATGCTAATGCAAAATTTGATGAAACTATTGAAGCACATATACGTTTAGGTATTGATCCAAAATATACAGATCAACAATTAAGGACCACTGTTGCTTTACCACATGGTACTGGCCAAAGCATCAAAATTGCAGTAATTACGAGCGGTGAGAATGTATCGAAAGCTAAGGCTGCTGGTGCAGATTTATTTGGCGAAGAAGATCTTGTGGAAAGCATCAACAAAGGAAATATGGAGTTTGATCTTCTTATTGCAACTCCAGATATGATGCCAAAGGTTGCAAAATTAGGAAGAGTTTTAGGACCTAGAGGTTTAATGCCTAATCCTAAAGCTGGGACAGTAACTAATGACATTGCTAATGCAATAAAAGAATTCAAAGCCGGTAAGCTCGAATTTAGAGCAGATAAAGCTGGAATCGTCCATGTCCGCTTTGGAAAAGCAAGTTTCACAAAAGAGGCTCTATTTGACAACTTAAAAACCTTACAAGAATCAATTGATAAAAACAAACCAAGTGGAGCTAAGGGAAAGTATTGGAAAACTTTTTATGTAACTTCAACAATGGGGCCTTCAGTTCAAGTGGACATAAATGCCGTACAAGATTACCAACCTGAAGGTTAA
- the rplK gene encoding 50S ribosomal protein L11: MAKKIVAVIKLALQAGKANPAPPVGPALGQHGVNIMAFCKEYNARTQDKAGFVIPVEISVFEDRSFTFITKTPPASVLITKAAGIEKGSGESAKGSVGNISKAQLEEIAKTKLPDLNCSSVESAMKVIEGTARNMGVSITD; the protein is encoded by the coding sequence ATGGCAAAAAAAATTGTTGCAGTTATCAAGCTTGCTCTACAAGCAGGCAAAGCAAATCCTGCTCCTCCTGTAGGGCCAGCTTTAGGACAACATGGTGTCAATATCATGGCATTTTGCAAAGAATACAACGCAAGAACACAAGATAAAGCAGGTTTTGTAATTCCAGTCGAGATTTCTGTTTTTGAAGATAGAAGCTTTACTTTTATCACAAAAACACCTCCTGCTTCCGTCTTAATAACAAAAGCAGCTGGCATAGAGAAAGGATCAGGTGAATCCGCAAAAGGCTCTGTTGGGAATATAAGTAAAGCTCAATTAGAAGAAATAGCCAAAACTAAGCTTCCTGATCTAAACTGTTCAAGTGTTGAATCAGCAATGAAGGTGATTGAGGGTACTGCTCGTAATATGGGCGTCTCTATCACTGATTGA
- a CDS encoding quinone-dependent dihydroorotate dehydrogenase: MNEQQGVFKNLYKNLMTPILKNDSGIDAEYLTNLSLSLLSFSSRKYNWPLVSSILKNLNEEFSVIDKRLSQNICGINFCNPIGLAAGFDKNGNAANIWKDFGFGFAELGTVTKFAQNGNPKPRLFRLAEEEAALNRMGFNNNGAENLVKNFLEQGIEFKKNRDNICLGINFGKSKITSLSQAKDDYLTSLELLIPYCDYAAINVSSPNTEGLRKLQDPILLKDLLRAIKNLPNCPPLFVKIAPDLSLKDIEDICKLIIEENIDGIIATNTSIDRLGLENRKIRQTGLLLSEENGGLSGKPLQKKANQVIKDIRNIDKNIILIGVGGIDSPESAWERICSGASLIQLYTGWIYKGPQLVPNILEGILKQLNIHQLSNIKEAIGSDLKWVK, from the coding sequence ATGAATGAACAGCAGGGGGTATTTAAAAATCTTTATAAAAACTTGATGACACCTATACTAAAAAATGATTCTGGAATAGATGCAGAATATTTAACTAATTTATCTCTTAGCCTTCTATCATTTAGTTCAAGAAAATATAATTGGCCTTTAGTTTCATCAATCCTAAAAAATTTAAATGAAGAATTTTCTGTAATTGATAAAAGGTTAAGTCAAAACATATGTGGAATAAATTTTTGTAATCCAATTGGTTTAGCTGCAGGTTTTGACAAAAATGGGAATGCTGCAAATATATGGAAAGATTTTGGTTTTGGATTTGCAGAACTTGGAACAGTAACTAAATTTGCTCAAAATGGCAATCCAAAACCAAGGTTATTTAGATTAGCTGAAGAAGAAGCAGCATTAAATAGGATGGGTTTCAATAATAATGGTGCTGAAAATCTGGTTAAAAATTTTCTTGAGCAGGGTATCGAGTTCAAAAAAAATAGGGATAATATTTGTTTAGGGATAAATTTCGGTAAGTCTAAAATCACAAGCTTATCTCAAGCAAAAGATGATTATTTAACTTCTCTAGAATTATTAATTCCATATTGTGATTACGCAGCAATAAACGTAAGTTCTCCAAATACTGAAGGACTAAGAAAGTTGCAAGATCCAATACTTCTAAAAGACCTTCTTAGAGCAATTAAAAACTTACCTAATTGTCCACCATTATTTGTAAAAATTGCGCCAGATTTAAGCCTTAAAGATATTGAAGATATTTGCAAGTTAATAATCGAGGAAAATATAGATGGGATAATTGCTACTAACACCAGCATAGATAGATTAGGTCTTGAAAATAGGAAGATAAGGCAAACAGGATTATTACTTTCTGAAGAAAATGGAGGCTTAAGTGGAAAACCTTTACAAAAAAAAGCAAATCAAGTCATAAAAGATATTCGTAATATTGATAAAAATATTATTTTAATTGGCGTTGGTGGAATCGATAGTCCTGAGTCGGCTTGGGAAAGAATTTGTTCTGGAGCATCATTAATTCAACTTTATACGGGATGGATATATAAGGGGCCACAATTAGTCCCCAATATACTTGAAGGAATTTTAAAGCAACTCAATATCCATCAATTGTCCAATATTAAAGAGGCCATTGGATCAGATTTAAAATGGGTTAAATAA
- a CDS encoding ABC1 kinase family protein, with the protein MSFQILHYRLKKLKRAFLIWKTLISLLINLWIDNIRFTIFQIKSNEKSRVQIKRARWFTNQLINLGSAFIKIGQLLSARPDLIPNTWIQELSKLQDQVPNFSFEQIEETIREELGSKFYEIDQIIADPVGSASLAQVHRATLKDGKKVVFKVQRPNLKELFIIDLGIMQQIAGLLQKNKNWSRGRNWVEIAKECRKVLMKELDFNCEAQYAARFRQQFLDDVNVEVPEVIWDMSSEKVLCLSYLEGTKISDLEKLKLQEIDLPKIAEIGAISYLKQLVNYGFFHADPHPGNLAVSKKGKLIFYDFGMMGNISNNLQTRLGGMVKAAALRDASSLVSQLQQAGLISKDIDVGPVRRLVRLMLKEALTPPFSPNIIEKLSGDLYELVYETPFQLPVDLIFVMRALSTFEGVGRMLDPGFNLVSVTKPYLIELMTSNNQTPNDLINQFGRQVGELGSKAVGIPKRIDESLERLEQGDLQLQIRMGESDRQFKKMFTAQKTLGHSILIGSLSIASALLVTNKQNNFALLPLLFAVPISIDWIKCQLSMRKGSRLEKLKQ; encoded by the coding sequence ATGAGTTTTCAAATTCTTCATTATCGTTTAAAAAAATTGAAGAGGGCTTTTCTTATTTGGAAAACTCTTATTTCGCTTTTAATAAATTTGTGGATAGATAATATTAGATTTACAATTTTCCAAATTAAAAGCAATGAAAAAAGTAGGGTCCAAATTAAAAGAGCTAGGTGGTTTACTAATCAATTAATAAATCTTGGTTCAGCATTTATTAAAATTGGACAATTATTATCAGCGAGACCTGATTTAATTCCTAATACCTGGATACAGGAATTGTCTAAATTGCAAGATCAAGTTCCTAATTTTTCATTTGAGCAAATTGAAGAAACTATAAGAGAAGAACTAGGGTCCAAGTTTTATGAAATAGATCAAATAATAGCTGATCCGGTTGGATCAGCATCACTAGCTCAGGTTCATAGGGCGACTTTAAAAGATGGCAAGAAAGTAGTATTCAAAGTTCAAAGACCCAATTTAAAAGAATTGTTTATTATCGATTTGGGCATAATGCAGCAGATAGCAGGATTGTTGCAAAAAAACAAGAACTGGAGTCGAGGTAGAAACTGGGTTGAGATTGCTAAAGAGTGCAGAAAAGTTCTCATGAAGGAGCTTGATTTTAATTGTGAAGCACAATATGCAGCAAGATTTAGACAGCAATTTCTTGATGATGTAAATGTTGAAGTTCCTGAAGTGATTTGGGATATGAGCAGTGAAAAAGTGCTTTGCTTAAGTTATCTTGAGGGAACGAAAATAAGCGATTTAGAAAAATTAAAATTACAAGAAATTGATTTGCCTAAAATTGCAGAAATAGGGGCTATAAGCTATCTAAAACAATTAGTAAATTACGGTTTTTTCCATGCAGATCCTCATCCAGGGAATCTAGCAGTTTCAAAAAAAGGTAAATTGATTTTTTATGATTTTGGAATGATGGGCAACATTTCAAATAATCTTCAAACAAGATTAGGGGGGATGGTTAAGGCTGCCGCATTAAGAGACGCCTCATCACTTGTTAGCCAATTACAGCAAGCTGGGCTAATTTCAAAAGATATTGATGTTGGACCAGTCAGAAGATTAGTCAGACTGATGCTTAAAGAGGCCTTAACTCCCCCATTTAGCCCAAATATTATTGAAAAATTATCTGGAGATTTATACGAACTTGTTTATGAAACACCATTTCAACTACCAGTAGATTTAATCTTTGTGATGAGAGCTTTATCAACTTTTGAAGGAGTTGGCAGAATGCTCGATCCAGGGTTTAACCTTGTATCAGTTACCAAGCCTTATTTAATAGAACTTATGACTTCAAATAACCAAACTCCCAACGATTTAATTAACCAATTTGGAAGGCAAGTAGGTGAACTAGGATCTAAAGCTGTTGGAATTCCCAAAAGAATAGATGAAAGTTTAGAAAGATTAGAACAGGGCGATTTACAATTGCAAATAAGAATGGGAGAGTCTGATAGGCAATTCAAAAAAATGTTTACCGCTCAAAAAACTTTAGGCCATTCAATTCTTATAGGCAGCTTATCAATTGCATCTGCATTACTAGTAACCAATAAACAAAATAATTTTGCATTGTTGCCACTTCTTTTTGCAGTACCAATAAGTATTGATTGGATAAAATGCCAATTAAGTATGAGAAAAGGCTCACGTTTAGAAAAACTAAAGCAATAA